The sequence CGTCTGTCCCGACCTCGACACCGTCCTCTTTCAGGAGGGTGACGTGCTCGACCGGGAGACGTGGTGGGGGATCGACGGCGACACCACCGCGACCCACGACGAACTCGGTCGGTTGGCGGCCGCCGCCGAGTTGGCATCCGGGCCGCGCTATCTCCCCGCCGACCGGCAGACTGCGGGCCGGCGACTCGCCCGCTGGCGGCGGTTCTCGGGCGTCGCGGAGTTCATGGAAATCGGCGATCGCGACCGGGCGGTCCATCTCACGCGCACCAGCCTCATCGACGAGGGACACACGCTCACCGAGGTCACGCGAACCCTCGCCGACGCCTTCGGCCTCGACGTGACGCTGCTCCCCATGAGCGACGATCCCGTGGCGACCATCGTCCACACCGACGCCGGGATGATGCATTTCCAGGAGTACTGGGTCGCGCGCCGCGCGGAACCGGCCGTCGAGGACGTGGAGTTCCGCGGCGCCGCGACCGCCGAGGCGACGCCCGCCGTCCGCGACGCGCTCGACGATCCGGTGGTGATCGGCCCCTCGAACCCCGTCACCAGTATCGGCCCCATCCGCGCCCTCGACGGCGTCGACGCCGCGCTCGACGACACGCCCGTCGTCGCCGTCTCGCCCTTCGTCGAGGACCGGGTGTTCTCCGGCCCGGCCGCCGACCTCATGCGTGGCGTCGGCTGGGACCCCTCGACCGCTGGCGTCGCCGACGCCTTTCCCTTCGTCGACGCGTTCGTCCTCGACGACGCGGACGACACCGACCTCGACCGACCCGTGATCCGTACCGACACGCGGATCGACGATCCCGCGGACGCCGAACGCGTCGTGGACGCCGTCGCGGACGCGCTCAGGGAGGTGCAGTGATGTTCGCGCTCGCCAGCCTCAGCGGCGCCTCGGACGCGGCGTGGGCGCGGGCCGGCGCTTCGGAGGCCGACCTCGCCGTTCTCGGCGGCATCGCGCTCGACGCCGACTCCCGGGCGGCCGCCTGTGACCTCGTCGCTCGTGGTCGCGAGGAGT comes from Haloplanus sp. XH21 and encodes:
- the cofD gene encoding 2-phospho-L-lactate transferase; amino-acid sequence: MVTFLAGGTGTPKLLDGVRAAFDPAAVTVVANTGDDVELGGHLVCPDLDTVLFQEGDVLDRETWWGIDGDTTATHDELGRLAAAAELASGPRYLPADRQTAGRRLARWRRFSGVAEFMEIGDRDRAVHLTRTSLIDEGHTLTEVTRTLADAFGLDVTLLPMSDDPVATIVHTDAGMMHFQEYWVARRAEPAVEDVEFRGAATAEATPAVRDALDDPVVIGPSNPVTSIGPIRALDGVDAALDDTPVVAVSPFVEDRVFSGPAADLMRGVGWDPSTAGVADAFPFVDAFVLDDADDTDLDRPVIRTDTRIDDPADAERVVDAVADALREVQ